From Glycine max cultivar Williams 82 chromosome 11, Glycine_max_v4.0, whole genome shotgun sequence, the proteins below share one genomic window:
- the LOC102668729 gene encoding uncharacterized protein, with translation MSESRQKRIRVQFPPCVKFPLANGSDVVGGGDRGGISGGGDGGDKCGINGSNVNGGCGNDGDDKCGIVSSGDDTMTVVVTLMVVRVVVMLVVMVMLVAMIVAVIVVLVGVPSGDDDDGCDNNGGDSDTNDDGGHGDDDDGGIGGDGGGDDNKKCHCQM, from the coding sequence GAGAATTCGTGTTCAATTTCCACCTTGTGTAAAATTTCCTTTGGCCAATGGTAGTGACGTTGTTGGTGGTGGTGACAGAGGTGGTATTAGTGGTGGTGGTGACGGTGGTGACAAATGTGGTATTAATGGTAGCAATGTCAATGGTGGTTGTGGCAATGATGGTGATGACAAATGTGGTATTGTTAGTAGTGGTGATGACACAATGACGGTGGTAGTAACATTGATGGTAGTGAGGGTGGTAGTAATGCTGGTTGTGATGGTGATGTTAGTGGCGATGATAGTAGCAGTAATAGTAGTGTTAGTTGGGGTACCaagtggtgatgatgatgatggttgtGACAACAATGGTGGTGATAGTGACACTAATGATGATGGTGGTCATGGAGATGACGATGATGGTGGTAttggtggtgatggtggtggtgatgacaACAAAAAGTGTCATTGTCAAATGTga